From the genome of Desulfovibrio sp. JY:
GTTTGTGAAAAACACCGGGGAGTACCAGGAAAGCCAGACCAAGGCGTTGCGCGACGAAATCGCCAGGGGTATGACCGCCGAAGCCTTGCGCGACCGCGCCGACAAGGTGGCCGGCATCGACGGCATCCTCACCCAGGTCACGGCCATCCGGGTCAACAACTACCGGGGCCAGCTCTACCGCGATCCGCGCGCCATCGAAGAGGCCATCAAGGAATTTACGCCCCTGGAGCAGGCCGTGGAAACGCTGCGGGGCAAGACCCGCGCCGACGCCAACCTGCGGCAACTGACCTCTATCAAGGACGCCGCCGGCAAGTACCGGCAGGCCCTGAGCGACTTCCTGGACAACTACAAGGTGTTGCAGGAGCTGGCCGCCAAGCGCCTGGAAGCCGGCAACGGCGTGCAGGAAGCGGCCGAGGCCATGGCCAAGGCGGCCCTGGACGCCACCCAGGGTATCGCCAACGAGGCCGTCGCCAGCCTGTCCACTGCGTCCACGATCATGCTCGGCGGATTGGCCGTGGCCCTCGTGCTCGGCATTCTCATCGCCATTTTCCTGACCAAGGCCATCACCGGCCCGGTGGTCAAGGGCGTGGACTTCGCCAAGGCCATGGCGGATGGGGACTTCACCCGCCTGCTCGACATCGATCAGAAGGACGAGATCGGCATCCTGGCCGCCTCGCTCAACGAGATGGTGAGCAAATTGCGCGAAGTGGTGGCCGAGGTGCAGTCGGCCTCGGAAAACGTGGCCTCCGGGTCGGAGGAGCTTTCCGCCTCGGCCCAGAGCATGTCCCAGGGCGCCACGGAACAGGCGGCCAGCGTCGAGGAAATCTCGTCGTCCATGGAGCAGATGAGTTCCAACATCAAGCAGAACGCCGAGAACGCCCAGCAGACCCAGTCCATCGCGGTCAAGGCGGCCCAGGACGCCCGTAAGGGCGGCGAAGCCGTGGTGTCGGCCATGGAGGCCATGAAGAATATCGCCGAAAAGATCTCCATCATCGAGGAGATCGCCCGCCAGACCAACCTGCTGGCGCTCAATGCCGCCATCGAGGCCGCCCGGGCCGGCGAACACGGCAAGGGCTTCGCCGTCGTGGCGGCCGAGGTGCGCAAACTCGCCGAGCGCAGCGGCTCGGCCGCGGCCGAAATCTCCGAGCTGTCCTCCTCCAGCGTCCAGGTGGCCGAACGGGCCGGGTCCATGCTGACCAAGATGGTGCCCGACATCCAGCGCACGGCCGACCTGGTGCAGGAGATCGCCGCCGCGAGCCAGGAGCAGAACTCCGGGGCCGACCAGATCAACAAGGCCATCCAGCAGCTCGACCAGGTGGTGCAGCAAAACGCCTCGGCTTCCGAGGAGATGGCCTCCACCTCCGAAGAGCTTTCGAGCCAGGCCGAACAGCTCCAAAGCACCATGGCCTTCTTCCGGGTGGACGGCACGGGTCGCCGGCAGGTCCGGACGGTCAAGGCCCTGCCCGCTTCCGGCGGCCGGCCGGCCGGCAAGACGCCGCCCCATGCGGCCACGGCCAAGACGTCGACCGGCGGGGTCGGCATCAACCTCGACGACAAGGACGACGATTTCGAGCGGTTTTAGAGATGGAACTGGGGGAAAACCTTTCTTGCAGAAAGGTTCTTCCCCCAGACCCCCTTTCCAAAGATTTTCAAAGGGGTGCTTTGTCGGCGTAATACCCTGACAGTTAAGAAATTTAGGAAGGGGAGAGCGCGAGAGGGGAGAACCCTTTTTAAAGGGTTTCCCCTCTCGCATTCTTCTTTCATATAAGGAGACTTCATGGATCAGGCCCGATTGCGCGAGGAGTTTCCGGTTGTGGCCGAAGCGGTCTATTTCAACCATGCGGCCGTTTCGCCTCTGCCCGGGCGCGCCTGCGCCGCCGGACAGGCCGTGTACGAGGACAGATGGCGGCGGGGCTCGGCCGATTATTTTCGCTGGCAGGCGGCCGTGGCCGCGGCCAGGGACGGGGCGGCGCGGCTCCTTGGGACCACGCCCGACCGGGTGGCCTTTACCGGCAACACCTCCCACGGCCTGTCGCTCGTGGCCGCCGGCATCGACTGGCGGCCGGGGGACAAGGTGGCCGTGACCTGGCCGGATTTCCCCACCGTTCGTTTTCCCTTCGATAATCTGGCCGGTCGCGGCGTGACCGTGGTGGAGCTGCCCAAGCACGACGGCCGCCTGGACATGGACGCGGCGCGAAGGCTCATTCCCGGCTGCCGGCTGGTGGCGGCTGCGACGGTGGACTGGACCACGGGCGTGCGTCTTCCGGCGGAGCCGCTTGGGGCGCTTTGCCGGGAGGCCGGGGCGCTGTATTGCCTGGACGCCATCCAGAGCCTGGGGGCGCTGCCCACGGACGTGACCGGGCTGGGCGTGGATTTCCTGGCCGCCGGCTGCCACAAATGGCAACTCGGGCCCATGGGGCTCGGCATCTTCTACGTGGCGCCGCAGGCCGATGCCGCCCTCGGTACGGTCATGGCCGGCTGGCGCTCCATGCGCGACGCCGAGGAACTCGGCATGACCTTTCGCTTGAAGGACGGGGCCGGCCGTTTCGAGGCCGGGACCCAGGACATCGCCGGCATCGCCGCGTATGGCGCATCGCTTGCCCTGT
Proteins encoded in this window:
- a CDS encoding aminotransferase class V-fold PLP-dependent enzyme; the encoded protein is MDQARLREEFPVVAEAVYFNHAAVSPLPGRACAAGQAVYEDRWRRGSADYFRWQAAVAAARDGAARLLGTTPDRVAFTGNTSHGLSLVAAGIDWRPGDKVAVTWPDFPTVRFPFDNLAGRGVTVVELPKHDGRLDMDAARRLIPGCRLVAAATVDWTTGVRLPAEPLGALCREAGALYCLDAIQSLGALPTDVTGLGVDFLAAGCHKWQLGPMGLGIFYVAPQADAALGTVMAGWRSMRDAEELGMTFRLKDGAGRFEAGTQDIAGIAAYGASLALFEEIGREEVARRIFAIVDILAAGLAARGLPVVSPLTPEERSGIIAFGHPDAPGLYKALMAANVAVSLRDGRIRLSPHCYNDATDAERFFARLDAFDGR
- a CDS encoding HAMP domain-containing protein, producing MKNMKLGVKISIGFGLLILIACVLGGMAVVNMHGVEIQSTRLAKEFVPEVAIANTIERAASLVMMDIRAYGYSENKKDLEAGLRNFAELKRALGEAKAHSEKYPDLTKLREDVGKAQVRVTEYEKLIADTSSRLDALTSVRRTLDVAAAAFVKNTGEYQESQTKALRDEIARGMTAEALRDRADKVAGIDGILTQVTAIRVNNYRGQLYRDPRAIEEAIKEFTPLEQAVETLRGKTRADANLRQLTSIKDAAGKYRQALSDFLDNYKVLQELAAKRLEAGNGVQEAAEAMAKAALDATQGIANEAVASLSTASTIMLGGLAVALVLGILIAIFLTKAITGPVVKGVDFAKAMADGDFTRLLDIDQKDEIGILAASLNEMVSKLREVVAEVQSASENVASGSEELSASAQSMSQGATEQAASVEEISSSMEQMSSNIKQNAENAQQTQSIAVKAAQDARKGGEAVVSAMEAMKNIAEKISIIEEIARQTNLLALNAAIEAARAGEHGKGFAVVAAEVRKLAERSGSAAAEISELSSSSVQVAERAGSMLTKMVPDIQRTADLVQEIAAASQEQNSGADQINKAIQQLDQVVQQNASASEEMASTSEELSSQAEQLQSTMAFFRVDGTGRRQVRTVKALPASGGRPAGKTPPHAATAKTSTGGVGINLDDKDDDFERF